CCATCACCATATAGGTCAAGATCATTTACAAATAATGGTCAAAATGTTGGACTAGTTACATTTTCCATAATAAAGTGCATTAATATGGTAAATTTATCTATTCCATCAACTTTTCCAAATTCTGTTTTTACTTCATTTTCAGTTGATTTTTCAACCATTTCTGCAATTGTCATTGGAAATTGTAAATCACCTTGATTGAAAGGTTCAATTTTATAACTTAAATCTAAAGAACCATAATAATTTGTTGGTCTAATTTCTGGAATTTGATCATCAATATTAATAAGTGCACCAGAATTATCTTCTTTATATGTAAATTTTGTTGAATCTGTTAATTCATCCCCAACTCTTGATAATTCATTTAACATATCCAAATTATAAAACATCAAAGCCATCATTATTGTTCTCGGTCTTTGGTCAATTACAGTTCCGATATTTGTTACTCTAAATACATCTTGTAAATGTAATGAATTAGTAATCTTAATTGTAGCTGTAATATTATCTGTTTCATTATCATTATTTTTTACAACAAATTTATAAGTAGCATTTCTATATAAGTCATCTGTCATTTTTATTGACGATCCATTTTTTTCAACTGAAAAAGTAGTATTATTATAACCACCTTTAATTAAACTTTCTTCAATTTGGCTAATTAAATCATCTGTATAATATATTTTTTCAATATCAATACTGTCAATATTGGCATTTTCAAAACCAGTTTTAACAATAGGCATTATTGGATCTGGTCTATATAAGTCTTTTCAAGAATTATCTACACAAGACACCACGCTAAGAGTCAATGCTGGAATAAAAGTAATTGAAGAAAATACTATTATTAATTTTTTATATAATCTATTCATTTTTTAACCTCCTTGAACTGCAAGAAGCATACTTACTTTCTTTAGAGAAAATCAACTTAATGCATTACTAATTGTATATAACAATCATGTTCCCAAAACACCAGGAACTATATATCATATTTGGAAAGTCAACGGTAATACCATTGAATTTGTAAATAAATGTACACCCATCACAACTATTGCTCAACCAACTGCAAATCCAATAAGTGAACTGATAATTGCAACAGGAATATATATTCCAATAAATAATTTACTAATATAAGTTTCTTTATAACCAAGTATTTTCATAACTGCAATAATTTTTGCATTTTCTGAAATCACCAAGTTAATTGTAAGAAGAATTATAATTGCACTTAAGAAAATTGAAACAAATACAACAAAGAAAATTATAATATCGACTGTGCTATTAATTCTATTTATTACTTTCAATGCTTCATCAATTTTCATTGCTTCATTTATTGAACTATTTGAATATCCTGTATATGAGGTAGTATTATCGCTTCCACCATTTAATCCAATCATTGAATAATCTCCAAATTTTTGGTTTGAAGAGACCCCTTTTGATATATCAGTAAAGCTATCATCAAAAGATGTTTTGTAGTTAAACAGTGGATATTGTGATTCAAATAATTTTAAGTAAATTTCATTTTCACTTTGATTTGTAAACTCTTTAAATTTCAGAAAGGCCTCCTTATTTGAAGGATTATTATTTTCTAATTCATTTATAAAGTTTTTTAATTTTAAAATATCACTATTAGGTTCTTCTGGATTAGACCATTCTTTCATGAATAATCTAAATAGTAACTCCTCAGTTTCACTATATTTTGAAACTTCTTTTGCAGTATCGTTATGAATTCAAGCTTTGTTATCTCCATATTGATCAACAACTCCTACTACAGTATATTCAAAATCATTTTCAATATTTTTTGTAGAAATAGTCCCATTTGATACTGCTTGTGACATTTTTGTAGCTCCAACTAAACTAGGACTTGCTAGATTTATTTTTGATTTATAAACCCTACTATCATTATCTTCATTTGATTCAAATTTTGAATTTTTTCACCCTTTATTATCTTCACCCATCATTGTTGAAGAATAGAAATTTCTTCCTGAAGTATACTCATCTTCTGTGTTAGTAGCATCAAGTGATGAAGTATCTCAAGAATCAATTTCCAATTCATTTTGTTCGTATGCTAAAGAATTTAATATATGACTTATATTTATTTTATCTCCAGTTTTTAACTTAAGTCTTTTGGCAAGTGACTGATTTATTAAAATTGAATTTTTACTTTCGAATAATTTATTTTTTAAGTCATTTTCTTTAGTATCGTTTAATATTTGAGTTTTATTATCTTTTTTTATTCCATAAATTTTCATACTTTGATCTTGGGAATATCCATTTAAAAATATTCCTAAATCTTCTTTTTGTTCATTATATGGAATTAAACCAAATGTAACATTAAAGTTACCATCTTCTTTTTTGAATTCTTGTTGAATTGTTTTTTGAATTAAAGCCGGAGATTGATTATAAATTCCCTGTAAGAATGCTTGTTGTAAGTTATTATAGAATAAAGCAATTATTCAGTTATATATTGTTACTATTGTTGTAACTCTTTTTTCCATTCATGTATCTTTATCAATATATTCATATAATGATAATTCAAAAGGTTCATCATTTTTAATTTGACCAGTATTTTGTAAAGAAATTATTGGTCTAGTTAAATTCGAATCTTGAAAGTAATCTTTAAAATCTTTTTCACTGATCATTGGAGAGCCATCTTTAATTGGGCCTCCGTCAAGTTTAAGAGTTATATCTTTTCCAACAAATCTAAAATAGTCTTTTCTTGGATTTGAATCACTTTTTACAGGAATATTTTCAATTCCCAAAGCATTTTTATATTTTAAATAAAATTGTCTAATTTTTTCAAGGTCTTCAATATTTTCTTTTGATTTACTATCACTTACTAAAATATCTAAAAGAGAGTTTTTATTTCAATATTTATCAATTCCATAATTTTTTAAATCTGGTCAAAGATTCAACATAACAGTTTTATAAAGTTGTTCTTTTTGATTTTCCATATTTCCTAAATCAATAGTTAATTTATCATTTTTTAAATAATCCAAATCAAGCGATTTATATGTCATATCATTTAATGAACCAACATCAGTTGAAGGATTATAAATTTTTTGGGATATATCATTTTTTAAGTACATATCTCAAATATTTTTTGATAAACTGACATCTGCATTATTTGAAGTACTATAAGGATTATAAGTTTTATAAAAACTAGTTGGTGAATTATATATTGGTGATTGATACTCAATTAAATTATCATAACCATCTTTTATATAAGTTTTATTTTTATTCTCAGTTAGAATATTAGGCATACTTGTTCCAATTGTAATTAAAGTTGATGAAATTAACATAACAGAAAATACTGAGACAAGTTTCATGACAGAACCTGATAATATAGCTCCTTTAAATCTACTATTAAATCCTTTACCTCTTGTAAGAATTTTTTTAATTGTAAGTTTAAATTTATTTGTAGAACTTCTACTTTCAAAGTTAATCATTTGTAATGGAGTATACTTTCCAAACATGTAGAAGTAAGTTATTAATGTAATAATTTCTAAAAATATAAACATTCCAAAAATTACTACAAGAACAGATTCTCATGATAATTCAAATGTTAACATTTGAATTGAAAAGAAATTATTGACAATTGAAATTACAAACTCTTGCATACCCATTCCCAATATGTACCCAAGTAGTCCTCCTGTAATTGAAATAAATAATGGATATAATCCATTTGATCAGATTAATGACGACTTTTTATAACCCAGAGAAAGTAACACCCCTGATTGACCAAACGTTTTTTTAATCTGATTATTTAACATTATAATTAACATCACAATTCCAATTGATAAGGTTACTAACATTACAATAAAACTAAAGGCTTTATATGAACTAATTGTCATATTTAGCATTGAGGTTCTAGAGGAAAATTTATATTTTTGACTTCCCCTTTGAATTGCAATTGGAATACTTTTATTTAAAGTATTCTCATATCCAGCATAAAGCTCAATTTCTTTTGCCTTATCCAAATTAGTTAAATATTCATTTACAATATTTGTTGAAGTTCTAATATCTTTTGAATTTTTAAATTTTCCAACAAAAGTTATTTCTTTATCTAAATCAGAAGCAGCTGAAATAATTTCTTCATTTTTAATTTCACTATCTGTGTATCACATTTTTTGTGTTTTTCAATCAACATCATTTAATCTTAATTCATTATTTGAAAAAACACTTTGATAATAGACATTTTTTAAACCCAGATTGGAAGGATCAATATATATTAATCCCTCTTCCTTAGTATTTGGTAAAGGCTTTGTTTCATCAATAATTGGAGTTGAAAAGTCTGCAGTTGATCCAAAACCTACTACTTGAAATCAATTTTGATTTGCATATTCTGTATTTTTAATTCAAGAATTTATATCAATTTTTTCATAAAGTGAAAAATCAACTTTTTTTATTTCACTATCTTTAACTTTAACAGTTGTTCCATATTCATCATCTTGTAATCTAATTATGTCATTTATTTTTATGTCATTAGCATTTGCGAATTGTTCATTAACATATACTCATTTTTTTGTAGTTACATTAATTGATTGAGTATATTTTTTTCATAAGTCTAAACTCATTCCCTGACCAACAACAAGTCTGTCAACCTTTTGATCTGGGTTTAGTGCAAATACCTTTAAAGTTTTATTTGTTGATAAAGTAGTTGTTCTTGATTCAACTCTATCAAATTCAAATTCAAAATCTGTATTTTTAAATTTATTTTGTAAATAAGTTATTAGTAAATTATCTCTAACATCAGAATTAGAAATATTTTTACCAAATAAATCTTTTTCAAAGTCATTTATATATGAGGACTTTGAAAGATCAATTATAAAATCATGGATATTACTATTTTTTTCGGAAATAAAATTCTCATACGATTTTTGAATTCTGCTTGTTGAAGAATATGATAGCGTAAAAACAAATGATGTTAGAAACACTAGAATAATTATTGTAATTAATTGAATTTTATTTCTTATTAAATTTTTAAATGCATTTTTAAAAAATGGCTTTTGATTTTTCATTTATTATTTATTTGCTGCTAATACTTTTACAGTAAAACTTCTATATAATTTTCCATTGACTTTAATTGATATTATTGGTTGTGATGCAAATAAACCAGGCACCTTTAATCCCTTTATGGAAATTATATAATCACCAATTTCATTTTTTTCAAAATTATTTATTGTTAATAATTTGTTATTAGATGAATTTACTTCTAAAACTATTTCAGAATTTGTTTCAATATTTCCAAAATTAATTGATTTTTCTTCATTCACGTGAATTTCCATATTTTCAATATAATTAGTACCAGTTACATCTAAAATTGCGTGACCCTGATAGAAATTTCCACCCATTGCAGCAATTGTATCAAAATATCCCATTCCTGTTGTATATTTATCATCCAGTTTTTTTGAATCTTCATATTTTTCAAGATTTCCACCACCTGAAGCTCCCGCAAGACCCCCTGGATTATTAATATAACCTATAAATGCAGCTCCATCATGTCCATATAATAAATCTGATCCTGGCAATACATCTAATTTGACATATACATCATTTCCAATTTCATCCTTTGTATTAAATATTAAATTTGTAAATTCAATGAAATGTGTTAAGCTTATTTTATTTTTAAATTCCTCTGACAATTGATTATAAATGTAAGTTTTTGCTTCTTTTTGTGCGAATTTTGCTTTATTTTCTAAATCATCAAAATTTACATTTAAACGTTTTGTTTCTGGTAGAGCTTCAAATAATGTAATTCTATCTTCTTCTACAAATTTATATGTAAATTCAACATTAATATTTTCTTTAAAAATTCCTTTTAAAGTTGGCATATTTGTTATTTGAAATGTTGTTGCAGTTGTAACAGCATTTTTCATTATTTCTTTACCTGCTGCACCTAAATTTTGGATAAAATTTGCCTTAACATATTCAAGTTGAGTATTTTTCGCTCCGACTTGCTCGAAAACTATCGCCCCTAAACTTATCGCATCACTTGAATTTAAAACCTCATCAAGTTTATTATAAGCTCCCTTAAATAATCTTATTTCACCTAAGTTTTTATTTGCAAAATAATCATTAGGATCAATATTTTGATTTAAAGTTAGAGATACTTCTCCTTTAACAACTGTTGAACCTTCTTTAGCTCTTAAATTAACAAGTGCTCCAATACCATTATTTCCATCAGATTCTCTTTCAATTATTAATTCATCTGCTGAAATATTTATCCCATTCATAGTATTGAAACCATTTATAATTGCTTCATTTGTAATTTCAAAACCTTTTGAACCTACGGCAATTGTTGGATCAATAGTTCCATTTGTCATATTTCCAGCTGCTATATTAACAACTAAGTCTTCTTGCTCTAAATCAAATAAAGCAGTTTCAATTTTTATTGATACTACCGTAGTTTGATTTCCATCTTTTGAAATCAAACTTAATTTAAGATTATCTATGTTCTTTTCAAAAGTTTCAACAACAATTTCCTTATTTGCAGTATCTATTCTAGCTGTTGCATATCCATCATTATCAAAGTTTAAAGTATCAGGTCTTTTTTCTTCTGAAATATTATCCCAATTTGTTATTTTAATTCTATCGATTGAAGATGTTTTAGTAACTAAAGAAGTCTTTTCTAATTTAAATTCTTCTTCAACCTGTAATTCTTTTACATTTATAGTTATTGTTTCTTTATGAATTTTTGATTCTACTGTAACAGTTACAATACCAGCCTTTTTAAATGGAGTTACAACTAATTCATCTGCTGTTGCTGATTTTGTAACTTGCACAATACCTTCTTCACTATAAGTAAATTTTGTTGGTTTCGAATTATCATTAAGTATACTTCAGTTTTTAATTTTAATTCTTCCAATTTCATTTGTAAAAAATTCAATTGAGTTTTTTTCTAATTCAAATTTTGCATCTGGTAGAGTTTCTCCACCACTTCCATCACCTGGATTAGGATCTCCACATGCTACAACAGAAATTGATGATGATGCCACCATTGTTGTTGCAGCTAACAATGTTAATAATTTTTTCATATTTTCATTTCTCCTTGTTTAATATATATTTAATTTTTGTATTATAAAAATTACTCATAAGCTTTTTAACTTAATTTGAGTATTATAAAATAATCTAATCCAATAGATTTGTGAATAAATTATTTTTTAAATTTAATATATTAAACTAATGGTGGAGTTGTTGCCTTCTTAGTTTCGTTCAGAAATAATGATAAATTTTCATTAAAAATAATATCATTTTCTTCATTTGTAGATGTTAAAAATATTTTAATTTCTTCTTTTAATTCAAAAGTATAGTTACTTTGATCAAAATTTAAAACATTTAAAAATATTGATTGAAAATAAATTGATTCAATCATAAAATTAAATTCCTTTTCATATGTTGTAATTCATCTTCTTTTTACAACAAAATTATAAACTGTATACATAATAATTAAAGTAATTACAAAAATAACACTTGATGATGCAAACACTAAAACTGATATTGCAAATTCAAAACTATGATCTTTTCTTATAAAAAAGTCAACTAAATATATAATTACAAATGGTAAAGTAATTATTGCAAGTTTTGCAATAATTACTAAATTATCTTTTTTTAATAATCATTTTATATTATTTTTATTTTGAATATTTATATCAACATAATACATGAATTTAGAAAATTGTATAATGATAACTAATAATAATATAAACATAAAAATTGTATTAATAAATACGTTAGAGTATTTGAAAATGATATTTGACTTTTCAGTTACAAATAAATTATATTCAGAAATTGTTGATAAATAAAAATGCAGTACTAAAGATAGAATAAATACATATTTAATTATTTTTTTACTTAAAATTTTAATACGTAGCATTTCATTCATCTCCTATTGTTTTCTATTTTAGCAAGTTCAAAATATAATTGCAAGTTTTCCATTTTATTTACAAATAAAAAAACTTACTTATAATTTTATAAGTAAGTTTTTAAAATTTTATATATTAATCTTTGTCTTTTAAAGCTTCCAATGGATTAATTTTTTGTATATTACTTCATCCAATTGCAAATGTTGCAATATAAATTGCTGCAATAATACCAAATACTCCAAAAGGTATTCAGATACTGAAACTTACTGGTAGTACTCATGCTGTATTCATAGCTAAGAAATCAGCAATAAATACAAATATGTATCAACCTATTATAAATCCAATAACATACATTATAAGTATTGGAGCAATATACATTCCCAATATTTGTCTTACAACATAGGGATTTGAATAACCTAATGTCTTCATTGTTGCAATAAATTGTTTGTTCTCATAAATAATTAAACTTGTTGTTAAAAGAATAATAGTTGCAGAAACGATAACTGCAATTGTTATAAACATTATCATTATCATATTAACTAAATCAGTTACTTGTCCCAATATTTGTCTGGTTTGTTCTTTTGGCAACATTGTTGAAAGCGTTCCAACACCATAACCT
This sequence is a window from Spiroplasma diminutum CUAS-1. Protein-coding genes within it:
- a CDS encoding ABC transporter permease, yielding MKNQKPFFKNAFKNLIRNKIQLITIIILVFLTSFVFTLSYSSTSRIQKSYENFISEKNSNIHDFIIDLSKSSYINDFEKDLFGKNISNSDVRDNLLITYLQNKFKNTDFEFEFDRVESRTTTLSTNKTLKVFALNPDQKVDRLVVGQGMSLDLWKKYTQSINVTTKKWVYVNEQFANANDIKINDIIRLQDDEYGTTVKVKDSEIKKVDFSLYEKIDINSWIKNTEYANQNWFQVVGFGSTADFSTPIIDETKPLPNTKEEGLIYIDPSNLGLKNVYYQSVFSNNELRLNDVDWKTQKMWYTDSEIKNEEIISAASDLDKEITFVGKFKNSKDIRTSTNIVNEYLTNLDKAKEIELYAGYENTLNKSIPIAIQRGSQKYKFSSRTSMLNMTISSYKAFSFIVMLVTLSIGIVMLIIMLNNQIKKTFGQSGVLLSLGYKKSSLIWSNGLYPLFISITGGLLGYILGMGMQEFVISIVNNFFSIQMLTFELSWESVLVVIFGMFIFLEIITLITYFYMFGKYTPLQMINFESRSSTNKFKLTIKKILTRGKGFNSRFKGAILSGSVMKLVSVFSVMLISSTLITIGTSMPNILTENKNKTYIKDGYDNLIEYQSPIYNSPTSFYKTYNPYSTSNNADVSLSKNIWDMYLKNDISQKIYNPSTDVGSLNDMTYKSLDLDYLKNDKLTIDLGNMENQKEQLYKTVMLNLWPDLKNYGIDKYWNKNSLLDILVSDSKSKENIEDLEKIRQFYLKYKNALGIENIPVKSDSNPRKDYFRFVGKDITLKLDGGPIKDGSPMISEKDFKDYFQDSNLTRPIISLQNTGQIKNDEPFELSLYEYIDKDTWMEKRVTTIVTIYNWIIALFYNNLQQAFLQGIYNQSPALIQKTIQQEFKKEDGNFNVTFGLIPYNEQKEDLGIFLNGYSQDQSMKIYGIKKDNKTQILNDTKENDLKNKLFESKNSILINQSLAKRLKLKTGDKINISHILNSLAYEQNELEIDSWDTSSLDATNTEDEYTSGRNFYSSTMMGEDNKGWKNSKFESNEDNDSRVYKSKINLASPSLVGATKMSQAVSNGTISTKNIENDFEYTVVGVVDQYGDNKAWIHNDTAKEVSKYSETEELLFRLFMKEWSNPEEPNSDILKLKNFINELENNNPSNKEAFLKFKEFTNQSENEIYLKLFESQYPLFNYKTSFDDSFTDISKGVSSNQKFGDYSMIGLNGGSDNTTSYTGYSNSSINEAMKIDEALKVINRINSTVDIIIFFVVFVSIFLSAIIILLTINLVISENAKIIAVMKILGYKETYISKLFIGIYIPVAIISSLIGFAVGWAIVVMGVHLFTNSMVLPLTFQIWYIVPGVLGTWLLYTISNALSWFSLKKVSMLLAVQGG
- a CDS encoding lipoprotein — its product is MKKLLTLLAATTMVASSSISVVACGDPNPGDGSGGETLPDAKFELEKNSIEFFTNEIGRIKIKNWSILNDNSKPTKFTYSEEGIVQVTKSATADELVVTPFKKAGIVTVTVESKIHKETITINVKELQVEEEFKLEKTSLVTKTSSIDRIKITNWDNISEEKRPDTLNFDNDGYATARIDTANKEIVVETFEKNIDNLKLSLISKDGNQTTVVSIKIETALFDLEQEDLVVNIAAGNMTNGTIDPTIAVGSKGFEITNEAIINGFNTMNGINISADELIIERESDGNNGIGALVNLRAKEGSTVVKGEVSLTLNQNIDPNDYFANKNLGEIRLFKGAYNKLDEVLNSSDAISLGAIVFEQVGAKNTQLEYVKANFIQNLGAAGKEIMKNAVTTATTFQITNMPTLKGIFKENINVEFTYKFVEEDRITLFEALPETKRLNVNFDDLENKAKFAQKEAKTYIYNQLSEEFKNKISLTHFIEFTNLIFNTKDEIGNDVYVKLDVLPGSDLLYGHDGAAFIGYINNPGGLAGASGGGNLEKYEDSKKLDDKYTTGMGYFDTIAAMGGNFYQGHAILDVTGTNYIENMEIHVNEEKSINFGNIETNSEIVLEVNSSNNKLLTINNFEKNEIGDYIISIKGLKVPGLFASQPIISIKVNGKLYRSFTVKVLAANK